From the genome of Desulfovibrio psychrotolerans, one region includes:
- the murB gene encoding UDP-N-acetylmuramate dehydrogenase, whose product MALVILNGPSLKARTTLRLGGNAMAEVVVRDVRDCEELPATLERLGGRPLILGYGSNILADDAPLPLVVVTPAIGEAPRVVGEDAEGVLVRVGAGFRLPRLLGWLCARGLSGMEGLAGIPGTVGGAVAMNAGSYGCETGALVTRVTVFDPVHGVRTLRRDALHFAYRHFSVADAGERAGWTVVADAVFRLERSSRDVIHKTMQENYAKKKATQPVTAYSAGCVFKNPAHNVSAGKLLDSSGFKGKKRGGMAFSEMHANFLINTGEGTSVQAKELLSEAQEKVKKEYGYALELEVRIVP is encoded by the coding sequence ATGGCACTGGTTATTCTGAACGGTCCCAGCCTGAAGGCACGTACCACGTTGCGGCTTGGCGGTAACGCCATGGCGGAGGTGGTGGTGCGTGATGTGCGCGACTGCGAGGAATTGCCGGCGACGCTGGAACGGCTTGGCGGAAGGCCGCTGATACTTGGCTATGGCAGCAATATTCTTGCGGATGACGCGCCGCTGCCGCTGGTGGTGGTAACGCCAGCCATAGGTGAAGCTCCCCGTGTGGTGGGAGAGGATGCTGAAGGCGTGCTGGTGCGGGTGGGAGCGGGATTCCGGCTGCCCAGGCTGCTCGGGTGGCTGTGCGCCAGAGGGTTATCCGGCATGGAAGGACTGGCGGGCATTCCCGGCACCGTAGGCGGGGCTGTTGCCATGAATGCTGGATCGTACGGCTGTGAAACTGGCGCGCTGGTCACGCGGGTGACGGTTTTTGATCCGGTGCACGGCGTGCGGACACTGCGGCGCGATGCGTTGCACTTTGCGTACAGGCATTTTTCTGTTGCGGATGCCGGAGAACGTGCGGGCTGGACAGTGGTTGCGGATGCTGTTTTTCGTCTAGAACGCAGTTCGCGCGATGTTATTCACAAGACGATGCAGGAAAATTACGCAAAGAAGAAGGCAACGCAGCCTGTAACAGCATACAGTGCAGGCTGCGTGTTCAAAAATCCTGCGCATAATGTGAGTGCGGGAAAGCTTTTAGACAGTTCCGGATTCAAAGGGAAAAAAAGAGGCGGTATGGCATTTTCTGAAATGCATGCCAATTTTTTAATAAATACAGGTGAAGGCACAAGCGTGCAAGCAAAGGAACTTTTATCAGAAGCTCAGGAAAAAGTAAAGAAAGAATACGGATATGCGCTTGAATTAGAAGTAAGAATAGTACCATGA
- a CDS encoding cell division protein FtsQ/DivIB, which produces MISIALLYLYRYVTISEFFALREIQVAGNVRLGSGEILKMAGLRTGMNNLAVRMGDVEARLLRDPWIAGVSLKRELPDKFFVEVRERVPRYWVRQGDKVAYADAQGRVISEVEPGKFTSLPFLMVDPGMEEWVRQLPDMVGVLETASLPLDVNNAAWVRLSRSRGVELYLENADMILNLAVAEWDVNLARLAAVLEDLKRRGEIRRVREVTVAGSNVWIREDRPVSAGN; this is translated from the coding sequence ATGATCAGCATCGCATTGCTCTATCTGTATCGGTATGTCACCATCAGCGAATTTTTTGCCCTGAGAGAGATACAGGTTGCCGGAAATGTCCGGCTGGGGAGCGGTGAAATTTTGAAAATGGCCGGTCTGCGGACCGGAATGAACAATCTGGCGGTGCGCATGGGGGACGTGGAAGCACGGTTGCTGCGTGATCCGTGGATTGCCGGGGTTTCCCTGAAGCGGGAGCTGCCTGACAAGTTTTTTGTGGAAGTGCGTGAGCGTGTTCCCCGGTACTGGGTGAGACAGGGCGACAAGGTTGCCTACGCGGATGCGCAGGGGCGCGTGATCAGCGAAGTGGAGCCGGGCAAATTTACCTCGCTGCCTTTTCTGATGGTGGACCCGGGAATGGAAGAGTGGGTGCGGCAGTTGCCCGACATGGTGGGGGTGTTGGAGACTGCAAGTCTGCCGCTGGATGTGAACAACGCCGCATGGGTGAGATTGAGCAGAAGCCGGGGGGTGGAGCTGTATCTGGAGAATGCGGACATGATTCTGAATCTTGCCGTGGCTGAATGGGATGTGAACCTTGCCCGACTGGCGGCGGTTCTTGAAGACCTGAAGCGGCGGGGCGAGATAAGAAGGGTGCGCGAGGTTACGGTGGCTGGGTCCAATGTGTGGATCAGAGAAGACAGGCCCGTATCCGCAGGCAATTAA
- the murC gene encoding UDP-N-acetylmuramate--L-alanine ligase — MIKIRRVHMVGIGGSGMSGIAEVLLNLGYEVAGSDLSDGPVVRRLKNLGAEIFIGHGSQNVTDAQVLVRSSAVKDDNPEVVAARAKSIPIIPRAEMLAELMRLRTGIAIAGTHGKTTTTSLTAAIFDAAQTDPTVIIGGRLNAYGANARLGEGKFLIAEADESDGSFLCLLPIMTVVTNVDRDHMDFYADQQEIDDSFTQFMNSVPFYGTNVVCGDDPGVRRLLPKVKRPVITYGFGKENDIRAEVIACAEVSHFRIIVRGKDIGEVRLSQPGRHNILNALGAVGVSLEAGIEPAACLEGLSGFTGVGRRFERKGERNGVLVVDDYGHHPAEVAATIATARQCYPSRRLVVAFQPHRFSRTQALFGEFCKSFEGVDKLLLTEIYPASEAPIPGVSGQSLAQGIRQVSNTDVLYCQDFAAVSQALPDVLQPGDLFITLGAGNIWTVGQKYLDGE, encoded by the coding sequence ATGATCAAGATTCGCAGAGTTCATATGGTGGGCATAGGCGGTTCCGGCATGAGCGGCATTGCGGAAGTACTGCTGAACCTTGGGTATGAGGTGGCAGGCTCCGATCTTTCCGATGGCCCGGTGGTGCGCCGGCTCAAGAATCTGGGGGCCGAGATTTTCATAGGCCACGGTTCGCAGAATGTTACGGATGCGCAGGTGCTGGTGCGGTCTTCCGCCGTGAAGGATGACAACCCGGAAGTGGTTGCCGCGCGGGCCAAGAGTATTCCCATCATTCCCCGTGCGGAGATGCTGGCCGAACTGATGCGCCTGCGCACGGGCATAGCCATAGCGGGAACCCACGGCAAGACCACCACCACTTCACTTACCGCAGCCATCTTTGATGCCGCCCAGACCGACCCCACAGTGATCATCGGCGGCAGGTTGAACGCCTACGGGGCCAATGCGCGGCTGGGTGAGGGCAAATTTCTTATTGCCGAGGCGGACGAGTCTGACGGTTCGTTCCTGTGCCTTCTGCCCATCATGACCGTGGTGACCAACGTGGACCGCGACCACATGGACTTTTACGCGGACCAGCAGGAGATAGACGACTCCTTTACGCAGTTCATGAACAGCGTGCCCTTTTACGGCACCAATGTGGTGTGCGGGGATGACCCCGGTGTGCGCCGCCTGCTGCCCAAGGTGAAACGGCCGGTGATTACCTACGGGTTTGGCAAGGAGAACGATATCCGCGCAGAAGTTATCGCCTGCGCCGAGGTGAGCCATTTCCGCATTATTGTGCGCGGCAAAGACATAGGCGAAGTGCGCCTCTCACAGCCGGGCAGGCACAATATTCTGAATGCGCTCGGCGCGGTGGGGGTTTCGCTGGAGGCGGGCATAGAACCAGCAGCCTGCCTTGAAGGACTTTCCGGGTTCACGGGCGTGGGACGCCGGTTTGAACGGAAGGGCGAGCGCAACGGCGTGCTTGTGGTGGACGACTACGGGCATCATCCCGCAGAGGTGGCTGCAACCATAGCCACGGCACGGCAGTGCTATCCTTCGCGGCGTCTGGTGGTGGCGTTTCAGCCGCACCGCTTCAGCCGAACTCAGGCGCTGTTTGGCGAGTTCTGCAAGTCTTTTGAAGGCGTGGACAAGCTTTTGCTCACGGAAATTTATCCGGCATCGGAGGCTCCCATTCCCGGCGTGAGCGGGCAGAGCCTTGCGCAGGGCATACGGCAGGTATCGAATACGGATGTGCTGTATTGTCAGGATTTTGCGGCTGTGTCGCAGGCATTGCCCGATGTGCTTCAGCCCGGCGACCTGTTTATTACTCTGGGCGCAGGCAATATCTGGACAGTGGGCCAGAAATATCTGGACGGCGAATAG
- the ftsA gene encoding cell division protein FtsA, with protein sequence MAKSELIVGLDVGTTKICAVVGEATAEGVDIVGIGTAPSTGLRKGVVVNIEQTVQSIKKALEEAELMAGCEIRSVYAGIAGSHIKGFNSHGVIAVKGGEVAPKDVERVLDAAKAVAIPLDREVIHILPQEYIVDDQRGIADPLGMAGVRLEVKVHIVTGAVTSAQNIVRSCHRSGLDVSDIVLEALASAKAVLTEEEREIGVALVDLGGGTTDIAVFANDSIKHTGVLALGGQNLTNDIAFGLRTPMASAEKIKTKFGCAMADLVRGDEVIEVSSVGDREPRRLSRQVLAEICEPRMEEILSLVDQELVRSGYKNLIGAGVVLTGGTALIDGCQELGEQIFNLPTRIGYPRNVGGLKDVVNSPKFATAVGLLRYGAEKEGLELKFRIRDGNVFNRVLSRMKKWFSDVS encoded by the coding sequence ATGGCCAAATCCGAACTCATTGTGGGGCTTGATGTCGGCACCACGAAAATCTGCGCCGTGGTGGGGGAGGCAACCGCCGAAGGTGTGGATATTGTCGGCATTGGCACTGCACCTTCCACCGGCCTGCGCAAGGGCGTGGTCGTCAATATTGAGCAGACGGTCCAGTCCATCAAGAAGGCACTGGAAGAGGCCGAGCTTATGGCGGGTTGCGAGATCCGCTCTGTGTATGCGGGCATCGCGGGCAGCCACATTAAGGGTTTCAACAGTCACGGCGTTATTGCCGTGAAGGGCGGCGAGGTGGCTCCCAAGGACGTGGAACGCGTGCTGGATGCCGCCAAGGCCGTAGCCATTCCGCTGGACCGCGAGGTCATCCACATTCTGCCGCAGGAATACATTGTGGACGACCAGCGCGGCATTGCCGACCCGTTGGGTATGGCGGGTGTCCGGCTTGAGGTGAAGGTGCATATCGTGACCGGAGCGGTGACGAGCGCGCAGAATATTGTGCGCTCCTGCCACCGCAGCGGGCTGGATGTTTCGGATATCGTGCTGGAGGCGCTGGCATCCGCCAAGGCGGTGCTCACCGAAGAGGAGCGCGAGATAGGCGTGGCTCTTGTGGACCTTGGCGGCGGCACCACAGACATTGCCGTGTTTGCCAATGATTCTATCAAGCATACGGGCGTGCTGGCGCTTGGCGGGCAGAACCTGACCAACGACATCGCCTTCGGCCTGCGCACTCCCATGGCCAGCGCGGAAAAGATAAAGACCAAATTTGGCTGCGCCATGGCAGACCTTGTGCGTGGCGATGAGGTTATTGAAGTTTCCAGCGTGGGCGACCGCGAACCGCGCAGGCTTTCGCGGCAGGTGCTGGCAGAGATCTGCGAGCCGCGCATGGAAGAGATACTTTCCCTTGTTGATCAGGAACTTGTGCGCTCCGGGTACAAGAACCTTATCGGTGCCGGTGTGGTGCTCACGGGTGGCACGGCCCTTATAGACGGCTGCCAGGAGCTTGGTGAACAAATCTTCAACCTGCCCACGCGGATTGGCTATCCGCGCAATGTGGGCGGCCTGAAGGATGTGGTAAACAGCCCCAAATTCGCCACCGCGGTTGGTCTCCTGCGGTACGGCGCGGAAAAGGAGGGGCTGGAACTGAAGTTCCGCATCCGTGACGGCAACGTTTTCAACCGGGTCCTGTCCCGGATGAAAAAGTGGTTCTCGGACGTTTCTTAG
- the murD gene encoding UDP-N-acetylmuramoyl-L-alanine--D-glutamate ligase: MTPNATLICPHSPVTPGMTAVVVGAAGSGMAAAELLHALGARVRVVDSDGAKIADRARETMARLGCETVFGEHTAEQFAGAELVVPSPGVPVKKIAPLLPEGALVMAETELAWLCVRQIPVLAVTGTNGKSTTVSLCARMLEQAGKKVFLGGNFGTPLSRFVLDGGKADVLVLEVSSFQLQTCTAFHPKVGVLTNITVDHLDYHSDMQEYTDAKMRLFARQTAEDTAIFGPGLDALPQEYGVRATVRRFDAPEGTAPLFPQSRLMGRHNRQNVEAAYMACAIFGVTQEEAARAVRDFRAAEHTLEPVGEAGGVLFVNDSKATTVDSVRVALEAFDTPVLLLAGGKYKGGDLASLRGLLQGRVRAVGLYGGSREIFEQAWAGAAELSYDTTMQAAAAGLMRKAQPGDVLLLAPATSSFDQYANYKERGEDFRRIYAQFKAAEGAEQ; this comes from the coding sequence ATGACACCGAACGCAACCCTTATCTGCCCGCACAGCCCCGTCACTCCCGGCATGACCGCCGTGGTTGTGGGAGCCGCCGGTTCCGGCATGGCAGCGGCGGAACTGCTGCATGCACTGGGTGCGCGGGTGCGCGTGGTGGACAGTGACGGCGCAAAGATTGCTGACAGGGCGCGCGAAACCATGGCGCGGCTGGGCTGTGAAACCGTTTTTGGCGAGCATACGGCAGAGCAGTTTGCAGGAGCCGAACTGGTGGTGCCCAGCCCGGGCGTGCCGGTGAAGAAGATTGCGCCGCTGCTGCCGGAAGGCGCGCTGGTGATGGCAGAGACCGAACTTGCATGGCTGTGCGTGCGGCAGATTCCCGTGCTGGCGGTGACCGGAACTAACGGTAAGTCCACCACGGTGAGCCTGTGCGCCCGTATGCTGGAGCAGGCGGGAAAGAAGGTGTTTCTGGGGGGCAACTTCGGCACGCCCCTCAGCCGTTTTGTGCTGGATGGCGGCAAGGCGGATGTGCTGGTGCTGGAGGTTTCCAGTTTTCAGCTACAGACCTGCACGGCCTTTCATCCCAAGGTGGGCGTGCTGACGAACATTACCGTGGACCATCTGGATTATCACAGCGACATGCAGGAATACACGGACGCCAAGATGCGCCTCTTTGCCCGGCAGACGGCGGAGGATACGGCCATTTTCGGGCCCGGACTCGATGCGTTGCCGCAGGAGTACGGCGTGCGCGCGACCGTGCGGCGTTTTGACGCCCCTGAAGGCACGGCTCCGCTTTTTCCGCAAAGCAGGCTCATGGGAAGGCATAACCGCCAGAACGTGGAAGCCGCCTATATGGCCTGTGCCATTTTTGGCGTGACACAGGAAGAAGCCGCCCGTGCCGTGCGCGATTTCCGCGCCGCCGAGCACACGCTGGAACCTGTGGGTGAGGCGGGCGGTGTGCTCTTTGTCAACGATTCCAAGGCGACCACCGTGGATTCCGTGCGGGTGGCACTGGAGGCGTTTGACACGCCTGTGCTGCTGCTTGCCGGAGGAAAATACAAGGGCGGCGATCTGGCATCGCTGCGCGGACTGCTGCAAGGCAGGGTAAGGGCCGTGGGGTTGTACGGCGGCAGCCGCGAGATATTTGAACAGGCATGGGCCGGGGCTGCGGAACTTTCGTACGACACCACCATGCAGGCGGCGGCAGCGGGGCTGATGCGCAAGGCACAGCCCGGAGATGTGCTGCTGCTGGCACCGGCCACGTCCAGCTTTGACCAGTATGCCAACTACAAAGAACGCGGTGAGGACTTCCGGCGCATCTACGCGCAGTTCAAGGCGGCGGAGGGGGCGGAACAATGA
- the ftsW gene encoding putative lipid II flippase FtsW, giving the protein MSTTRRTALQTDWILLAAALCLVAFGLTMVLSASGIMAEKFYSDKYFFFKRQILFAMVGGGLMAVCASLPRKVLYQLQYPVLFGALLLVILTLTPLGVNINGARRWIALGPFTVQPMEFVKIALVLYLAYFLSTKQELVKTFSKGVIPPFFVTGLICLLLLMQPDFGAAAVLSMLLFFMCLVGGTRLIYLIVSALLAGGAGWLLIVQSPYRSRRLLAFLDPFKDAQDTGYQLVQSLYAMGSGGIAGQGLGAGKQKLFFLPEAHNDFIMAVVGEEMGFVGVSLFFIIMGVMLWRGFVIAYRQDDLRDRLTSFGLTLVLTLGAVFNLAVVMGAAPPKGVAMPFMSYGGSSLLSSFLCVGLLLNFSRTAEGSPAL; this is encoded by the coding sequence ATGAGTACCACCCGCAGAACCGCTCTTCAGACAGACTGGATACTGCTGGCTGCCGCACTGTGCCTTGTGGCTTTCGGGCTGACCATGGTGCTGAGCGCCAGCGGGATTATGGCGGAGAAGTTTTATTCGGATAAATACTTCTTCTTCAAACGCCAGATATTGTTTGCCATGGTGGGCGGCGGGCTTATGGCCGTATGCGCATCGCTGCCGCGCAAGGTGCTGTATCAGTTGCAGTATCCGGTACTTTTCGGAGCGTTGTTGCTGGTTATTCTCACCCTTACGCCGCTGGGCGTGAATATTAACGGCGCGCGCCGCTGGATTGCGCTGGGCCCGTTTACGGTGCAGCCCATGGAGTTTGTGAAGATCGCGCTGGTGCTGTATCTGGCCTACTTCCTCAGTACCAAGCAGGAGCTGGTGAAAACCTTCTCCAAGGGCGTCATTCCTCCCTTCTTCGTGACGGGGCTGATATGCCTGCTGCTGCTTATGCAGCCGGACTTCGGGGCGGCGGCCGTGCTTTCCATGCTGCTGTTCTTCATGTGCCTTGTGGGCGGTACGCGGCTTATCTACCTCATCGTCTCCGCGCTGCTGGCGGGGGGGGCTGGCTGGCTGCTCATTGTGCAGTCGCCTTACCGTTCGCGTCGGTTGCTTGCTTTTCTGGACCCGTTCAAAGATGCGCAGGACACGGGGTATCAGCTTGTGCAGTCGCTCTATGCCATGGGGTCCGGCGGCATTGCCGGACAGGGGCTGGGCGCAGGCAAGCAGAAGCTCTTTTTCCTGCCTGAGGCGCATAACGACTTCATCATGGCGGTAGTGGGCGAGGAGATGGGTTTTGTGGGCGTTTCGCTCTTTTTCATCATCATGGGTGTGATGCTGTGGCGCGGATTTGTCATTGCCTACCGGCAGGATGACCTGCGTGACAGGCTTACCTCCTTCGGGCTGACGCTGGTGCTCACGCTGGGAGCGGTGTTCAATCTGGCCGTGGTTATGGGAGCGGCACCGCCCAAGGGGGTTGCCATGCCCTTTATGAGTTACGGCGGCAGCAGCCTGCTCTCTTCGTTCCTGTGCGTGGGACTTCTGCTCAATTTTTCCAGAACGGCTGAAGGGAGCCCGGCACTATGA
- the mraY gene encoding phospho-N-acetylmuramoyl-pentapeptide-transferase gives MLYNLLYPLSEDISLFNVFRYITFRSVWALLTALLISILLGPRFIGWLQRIKCGQYIQEEVSCHSSKAGTPTMGGLLIGFAMVVSSLLWCDITNRYVWLTLFVFCGFGLVGFLDDFSKLRRKRNKGLSARAKFLWQMLIAAVVMYVLVKDPVYSTHLSVPFFKNISPDLGWLYVPFAMMVMVGASNGVNLTDGMDGLAIGPTVVAGIVFSVFVYVAGHAQMSAYLQVPAVPGVGEVTVICGALVGAGLGFLWFNAYPAQVFMGDVGSLSLGGTLGFIAVLCKQELILLVVGGLFVVETLSVILQVGYFKFSGGKRIFRMAPLHHHFELKGIPESKIIIRFWITSALLGLVALSVLKLR, from the coding sequence ATGCTCTATAATCTGCTGTACCCCCTCAGTGAGGACATCAGCCTTTTCAACGTGTTCCGGTACATCACGTTCCGTTCCGTATGGGCGTTGCTGACCGCGCTGCTCATCTCCATCCTTCTGGGGCCGCGCTTCATCGGCTGGCTGCAGCGCATAAAGTGCGGGCAGTACATTCAGGAAGAGGTTTCGTGTCACAGCAGCAAGGCGGGCACCCCTACCATGGGCGGCCTGCTCATAGGGTTTGCCATGGTGGTAAGCTCCCTGCTGTGGTGCGACATAACCAACCGGTATGTCTGGCTGACGCTGTTCGTCTTCTGCGGCTTCGGGCTGGTGGGTTTTCTGGATGATTTTTCCAAGCTGCGCCGCAAACGCAACAAGGGACTTTCTGCCCGTGCCAAGTTCCTGTGGCAGATGCTCATAGCCGCCGTGGTCATGTATGTTCTGGTCAAAGATCCCGTGTACTCCACGCATCTTTCCGTGCCGTTCTTCAAGAACATCAGTCCTGATCTGGGCTGGCTGTATGTGCCCTTTGCCATGATGGTCATGGTGGGTGCCTCCAACGGCGTGAACCTGACCGACGGTATGGACGGGTTGGCCATAGGCCCGACCGTTGTGGCCGGGATTGTCTTTTCCGTCTTTGTGTATGTGGCGGGGCACGCGCAGATGTCTGCCTATCTGCAGGTGCCTGCCGTGCCCGGCGTGGGCGAGGTGACGGTTATATGCGGTGCGCTGGTGGGCGCGGGGCTGGGCTTTTTGTGGTTCAACGCCTACCCGGCACAGGTGTTCATGGGCGATGTGGGCAGCCTGTCGCTTGGCGGCACGCTGGGGTTCATTGCCGTGCTGTGCAAGCAGGAACTCATACTCCTTGTGGTGGGTGGCCTGTTTGTGGTGGAGACGCTCTCCGTGATTCTGCAGGTGGGCTATTTCAAATTCAGCGGCGGCAAACGCATTTTCCGCATGGCACCACTGCATCACCATTTCGAGCTTAAGGGCATTCCCGAATCCAAGATCATCATCCGGTTCTGGATAACATCGGCACTGCTAGGCCTTGTGGCTCTGAGCGTGCTCAAACTCCGTTAG
- the murG gene encoding undecaprenyldiphospho-muramoylpentapeptide beta-N-acetylglucosaminyltransferase, which translates to MKRVVLTTGGTGGHIFPALAVAEELRKRFPGVEFLFIGGAYGPERDIVTRAGIPFEALPVRGVLGRGFRAVGALAGLGVSTLRAMRILGRFRPDAVIGFGGYAAFAACMAGKLREMPVAVHEQNSVPGLANKLLGKVADRVFISMPDPDEHFLPRKTVLTGNPVRAEIRTLRNMPPVPAGERRLLVLGGSLGARAVNAAVIDMLPMLQDAGVRVHHQTGTADFERVQTAYAQAGMQDCTVEPFITNMAAAYARANLVLGRAGATTLAELTVAGKPAVFVPFPFATHDHQLHNARFLERHGAAMVVEERSLADAGHAGLAEKVTGLLADPERLNAMAVASRRLGWPEAAANVASGLMDIVHKAPLTSLVEE; encoded by the coding sequence ATGAAACGCGTTGTACTCACCACCGGCGGAACAGGCGGGCATATTTTCCCCGCGCTGGCTGTTGCGGAAGAACTGCGCAAACGGTTTCCCGGCGTGGAGTTTCTGTTCATAGGGGGCGCGTACGGGCCGGAGCGCGATATCGTGACGCGCGCAGGCATTCCCTTTGAGGCCTTGCCCGTGCGCGGCGTGCTGGGACGGGGCTTCCGCGCCGTGGGAGCGCTGGCGGGGCTTGGGGTTTCCACCTTGCGGGCCATGCGCATTCTGGGGCGGTTCCGGCCCGATGCCGTAATCGGGTTTGGCGGATATGCGGCCTTTGCTGCCTGCATGGCGGGCAAGCTGCGCGAAATGCCGGTTGCCGTGCACGAGCAGAACAGTGTTCCCGGCCTTGCCAACAAGCTGCTCGGTAAGGTGGCGGACAGGGTGTTCATCTCCATGCCTGACCCGGACGAACATTTTTTGCCGCGCAAGACCGTGCTGACCGGCAACCCCGTGCGGGCGGAAATCCGCACCCTGCGGAATATGCCGCCGGTGCCTGCCGGAGAACGGCGCCTGCTGGTGCTGGGCGGAAGCCTTGGTGCGCGGGCGGTGAATGCAGCGGTTATCGATATGCTGCCGATGCTGCAGGACGCCGGAGTGCGGGTGCATCACCAGACCGGCACGGCAGACTTTGAGCGTGTGCAGACGGCGTATGCGCAGGCAGGCATGCAGGACTGCACTGTGGAACCGTTCATCACCAATATGGCCGCCGCCTATGCGCGGGCCAATCTGGTGCTGGGACGTGCCGGGGCGACCACGCTTGCGGAACTGACGGTGGCGGGGAAACCGGCCGTGTTTGTGCCTTTTCCCTTTGCCACGCACGACCATCAGCTGCACAACGCGCGTTTTCTGGAGCGGCACGGGGCGGCAATGGTGGTGGAGGAGCGCAGCTTGGCCGATGCCGGGCATGCCGGACTGGCTGAAAAGGTAACGGGGCTGCTGGCAGACCCGGAACGGTTGAACGCAATGGCTGTGGCTTCGCGCAGACTGGGGTGGCCGGAGGCGGCTGCCAATGTGGCGAGCGGGCTTATGGACATAGTGCACAAGGCTCCACTTACCTCGCTGGTGGAAGAGTAA